GCAACAAATAACGACGACCCATTTATCGTCATATCAAAGGACGAAAAACATATTATGATCACTGGGCACTTTGAATATGATCATGACACGCTTGCTAAAGAATACCAGCGGGATAAGAAAAAAGGATTGGATCCAGTCATACCGAAAAATTATTTCGCGAATGATGACACGAAGAAAACGCCGCTTAATCGTTGGCGCTCTCATGCACATCTCTTATTTTCGAACTGGTTAAACTACTATGTATATCAAGAAACCCCGTATGAATGGAAGTAAATCCAATCATTATAAAGTGAAACTTCAATCAGTGGGGGGCATTCATCCCCTACAGCTTGTTAGTAGCCTAGGAGTATGATCTACGAAACAGGGCATTTTGCTGTTATCTCCCACTTAGACTTGTTTGCAGAAGATGATCCTACTCCTATGAAGTGAGAGTCTTATAGCACCTTATATACGAGGTAAATTTCTTATTATCCCACACGAATTGTTATTACCATAGGAAGAAAGTCTAAAGACATTTGAATAGAATGGACATTTGACTGGTAGTTAAACCCACGTTTTTTGCCGGGCTTAGCTCGTAGCAGGGTAGGTGCTACTGCTAGTGTACATGCGAGGGAAACAAAAACCGCGCAAGCCGAACAGAAAGTTACTGTACAGCTTGCGCTTTTCAAGTACCATATTTTTACAGAGATAGTCCGCATGCTTCTACATGTATGCTAATATCCATAATATGAAGAATAAGGTGGATAGCCCGGATAAAATGGAGGGGCGAATGCATTAACTAGGGTTCCGGCCAACAAACCGCCTGCTAATCCCCCAACAAATGGACCTACACCAAATCCCGGGAAAAATCCTGGACCTGCAAAACCATATCCTGGCCCGAAAAATGGCCTCGGTCCAAAAAAGGGTCTTGGACCGAAGAAGGGTCTTCCAAAACCAATTGGGCGCCGCAACCATTCCTGGTCATCATATTGTGGATCGATTGCATACGTTGTAGGATACGCTTGGTATTCTGGAAATTCATGCTCTTGTTCGTTACTTGTTTGAGTGGGTACATCCCATTCGTAGCTCATTTGTAATTCCCTCATTTCAAAAGTTTTTGCTCTACGTTAGGATATGAAAGGAACTGGGTGTTTGTGCTAGGAATGGATAGCTTTTTGTAATTAGATAAGCAGAGGCAGACAAACGTTCCTTGTAACAAATATGAGGAATAACGTTATTCTAGTACAATTGGTATTACGTAATTAAATATGACATTATGTAAAAAATGGCGCGCAGCGGCTTTTTACTATACTTGTATGTTTATTATGGTCGGTTTTAATGACACACCTTTGCTATTCCTTTTTGATTACGCCACACTATTGTAATAAATGATGGAGCATTCGTTCTTTGTTTTCAAAAAACTGCTCCATAACCTTGTAATGGCTCGTTTGCTCCAATACCGTTTCCTGCATCCCCTCTTCGGTCAGTTCCAGAATATAAGCATTAGGATAAGCCATAAGTATCGGCGAGTGTGTAGAAATAACGAATTGTGAGCCTTCCTCTACAAGATCGTGAATACGTCGCAGCATGGACAGCTGCCGTAACGGTGACAAAGCAGATTCAGGCTCATCTAATATGTACAACCCATGCCCTTGAAAGCGGTGCATAAAGGCTGCAAAGAACGCTTCTCCGTGAGACTGCTTATGTAGCGACGTTCCTCCATAAGAATCAATAATTTTACGTCCAATGGAACCAGCAGCATCCAATTCCTCGATGTTGGTAGCCACATTATAGAAAGATTCTGCACGAAAGAAAAAGTGATCCTTGGGTTGATTCGTCCCCCTCGCAATCCGTACATATTGATCTAATGGCGAATGGGAATCATAGCTGGAAAAATTAAAATTCCTCGTTCCGCCTTCTGGGTTGAATCCTAAACCAATAGCAATCGCTTCCAATAACGTAGATTTCCCCATTCCGTTTTCCCCGATTATATAAGTCACATTCGGATGAAAGGCAATTCCAGTAAAGTTCTTCATAATCGGTAAATCAAACGGAAAATGATCGGCAGCTGGCAAGCGATCTTCTTTTAAATAAACCGTTTTTAAAAACGCTGTATCCGACGTTAATTTTGTCACCAAGCTCACCTCAAAAAGGATAGTTGTTCTTATTTTAGCATGTAACCGTTTATTCGAATAGGTGCGTCTGTTATAGATTTTTTCTAAGATCCTGAGCTGATATTTCATTAGGACAGATAAGCTTAACGTTACGATAATGCCCGTTTTTTAATCAGCCTCGCAATTTGCTTGTGGATTCTCGACTATATTGGTCGAATTTCTCGCTGCAGCGGGCGACTTTCTCGCTATAATGGGCGACTTTATATCTGCAATGAGCTATTTACGCACTGGTATTGCACCTATATAGTAGACAATTTCAGAGAAACGCTAAGGTCTTACATGCTCGTTATTTCCTACAAAGCTTGAGATTAAAAGCCGTTTTCTTTACTTAAATTGATGTGCTGCTAACATTGTGGCAATTTGGTCCTCTATTTTAATAATACCTTCGTCCGAGCCAATATAGTTATTGATGATAATTGAAAAAATGAGCGGCTCCTGATTCTGTGTTGTAACGTATCCAGATAATGTCGACACGCCTGTTAAGGAACCTGTCTTTGCGATTACATTTCCTTTTGCAGGTTTTTCCTTCATCCGATCTCGTAATGTTCCACCAACTAATCTCTCTGGCTCGCCAGCTACTGGTAAGGAGTTTTGAAACACAGGAAACCAGTCTTGTTTTTGTGCTTGATATAATACTTGCAAAAGTTCTTCAGAAGGAATCATATTTTTATGTGACATACCAGAACCATCCCGTAGCAGCATCGTGTCTGTATCTGCATCAAGATCGTCCATTACCTGTTCGATAACCTTAATCCCTTTACCCCAGCTTCCTTCACCATGGACTACTTTCCCCATTTCTTTCGTCAGCACTTCGCCATGTCCATTGTTGCTTAGCTTCATAAAAGGAATGAGTAAATCCTTTAATGGCATCGATTTTTTGGATGTTAACATTCGTGCTTTCGCTGGAGTTTTTCCAAATAAAGCTTTTGATTTGCCAATAAAAGCAATACCTTCCTCCTGTAACGTTTGCTGAAATACATTTAATACATATCCTGTTGGCTCCCAAACGGAGACCCACGATCTAACTTTAGCCGCCTTTTCGGGCATCGTTCCTTCTACTATAATCCTATTTGTACCGTGCTCTCGCTCGATGGAAATATCTTTCGTACCATCTGCAGCTACGATTTGTGTATGATTAACGATTTCCACATAGTCTGTTTCTGGAGTGACCTGTACAACCGCCTTTCTCTTTTTTGTGGTTTGCGGTAAAACTTCAACAATTACTGTTCCTGCATCGTAATCGTCATTTGGAGAAAGCGTTAAAGCAGAAACTTGAGCTCCTGTATAAAATGGCTCATCGGACCAATTTAAATCCTGAGAAAGTCTGACATCATCATACCATGTGTCATCCGCAATCAAATCTCCTTTAACTTTAAGGATACCTTGATTCTTTAGTTCTTTTGCCATCTGCCGCAAATCACTTTTTAATAAAGTTGGGTCTCCGTTTCCTTTTAAATATAAATTTCCATGCAGCATTTTTCCTTTCACTTTTCCATCAGTTCGTACTTCTGTTGCAAATTGATAATTTTCTCCCAGTGTTTCTAAAGCGGCTGCTGCTGTCAGTATTTTCATATTTGAAGCAGGATGCAGGCGGCTTCCCCCGTTTTGAGAAAATAATATGTCACCTGTTTTTGCATGCATCACACTTACAGCTGCTGTTGCGCCGTTTAGTTGTTCGTTTGTCAGAATATCGGTAAGCTTCTCTTCAAGGGAAGCTGCATCTGCCTCCGTTTCATCTGTTGCATTAGACACTTTCGTAAACAGAAGCTCTCCTTGACTTGCAATTGGAATGATAGCTAAAGCAATGATTATAATGATAAATAGACCAACTTTTTTGTACGATCTCCAGACCATAAAAATTCGCCTCCTTTACTAAATTATTTTCGCTTTGCGATAAAGTGAATCTTCAATCAGTGGCTGGTTTTCATTCATCCACCACTGATGGTTAGGTGAACAAATCGGGCATTTAGGTGCTGTTAACTCCCACTTAGTCTTGTTACAGTACAGATAAGCGGGAGTCTTACAGCACCTTATGCGCAAGATAAATGTATGCTGAAAAACAAAAATTTGCATCTAACGTAAAATGTGTTTAAAAAAATGGACACCGCATATATCACCACTTAGGTTGTCCTATCGTTTTGTTCGGCTATACCTAGTGTATGTGTCATAAACGATTGTTATGACTACCATGTTTAACATGCACTTTTGCTGGGAACGGTTGTATAAAAATAGTTTTTTGTTAGTAGAAAGCAATTTTAATTTGAAAAGGAGTTTTATCATGAAGCAAATTCTATTTATTCAAGCTGGTACAGGCATTGATGTTCATGGACAAGATATTACAAAAGCAGCTGTTCGGGCAGTGGAAAACGCTATTTGGTTTAACTCCATGCCAGGAATTGAGCATAGCCTTCCTGACCAAAAACTAGAAAATATGAAAGTAAACGTTAGATTAGCCGTTCCTTTAGACCGTAAATTGCTTGATACGGAGAAAGTAAAAGATGCTGTTCCTTATGGGTCGGTTACTGTTGATGTGACAGACGGTGGCATGGCAACTTCAAGTGGAGTTATCTTGGAAGATAAAGATGACGAAAATGACTTAATGTATATGGTAAATGCTGCTGTTGAAGTGGGCTACTAATAATAAAATTGAGGCGGCTGGAGAAAATAATTTTAGCCAAGAACAAAGGCTCGGGGCGCCCGTTTAGCAACGTAGCGAATGGAACGAATCAACTAAAGATTTAGGAATCATGCCACTAAAACAGGGGTATGCCGACGTCTGGGCGGCAAGCCCGTTTTTAGTCGGCCTTCCTCTATTAACGAACCGATGATGGCTTATCGTAGGGCGCATTTCTAAAGTCGCCTCGTTGCTGGGCTCATGCGCCGGACGTGGCTATTCGGTTATTTCTTTATCCCCAAGCACCTCATTTTATAATTTCTTATCTTTTAGAAAAATCCGAACTTTAATTGAAAATTCTTCTAATCATAATTCAAATTAGTTCAGATTTTTCCTATTTATATGTTTGCACAGAGCTTAATCATCGTTTTTAAAGTTAGCATTTCGTTATGTCCCAGGACTTTTCTTAGCACGTACATGCTTTCCCTCACAAATAAACCCCGATGATTTCACATCGGGGTTTATTATTAATTCGCATTTCTGCGTCTGGAAATCAGTAAAAATCCACCAAGGATAAATAATGAAATCCCTAAGATCATCATGTAACGCAGCCATTCTTCACCAGTTTGAGGAAGTTTTTCTCCTGCTTGCTGTCCAGCTTGATCTGGCTGCTCTTTACTATTTTCAGGATCTTTTTGAGTCGGTTGACTATTATCATTTCCAGAACCTGATACTGGGGCCTTTTGAATGATACTATTTTCAACTGTCAATTCAAGAGTTTTCCCTTGGCTAAAGTCAATCGTAAACGATATCGGCGTTTCATCTAGTTGATAGCCCTTTGGCGCTTGCGTTTCTACGAACTGATACTTGCCTGGCTTCAAGTTTTCTACAACAATCTTGCCTTCCGCATTCGTTGTTAGACCTTCTTGAAGGACTTTTCCGTCAGCACCTTGCAGTTCAAATACCGCCCCTTCAAGTGTCTTATCCTGGTTGTCTTCGTCAACTTTCACTAACATAACTGAACCTGGGATAAGCTCATTCGTTGCCTGAACCGATACTACTTCGACATCTGCTTCTGTTTTGCTTTTATCAATCGTAAACGTTATTGGCGTTTCATCTAATTGGTAGTGCGTTGGTGCTTTTGTCTCAACAAACTGATACTTGCCTGGTTTCAAGTTTTCTACAACGATTTTCCCGTCTTTATTCGTTGTTAAGCCTTCTTGAAGCATTTTCCCGGTTTCGTCTTGTAACGCAAACTCTGCTTCTGCCAATGGTGCATTGTCATTATCTTTATCAACCTTCGTAAGTTCTACTTTGCCAGTAATTAATTTATTTGTTGCAGTCACGCTTAATATCTCTTTCTGATCCTTTTCAATCTCGAATGTGATTGGCTTAGCATCTAATTGATAATATGCGGGTGCTTGCATTTCTACGAATTGATACTTGCCTGGCTTCAAGTCTTCTACAACGATTTTACCGTCTTTATTCGTTGTTAAGCCTTCTTGTAGAGTTTTGCCTGCTTCATCTTGTAGTTCAAATGCCGCCCCTTCAAGTGTCTTATCCTGGTTGTCTTCGTCAACTTTTACTAACATAACTGATCCTGGGATAAGCTCATTTGTTGCCTGAACCGAAACTACTTCCACATCTGCTTCCGTTTTGCTTTTATCGATCGTAAACGGTATTGGCGTTTCATCTAGTTGATAACCCTTTGGCGCTTGCGTTTCTACAAACTGGTACTTGCCTGGCTTCAAGTCTTCTACAACGATTTTACCATCCTTATCCGTTGTTAAGCCTTCTTGTAGCATTTTTCCTGCTTCGTTTTGCAATTCAAATACGGCTCCATCAATAATTTGCTTCTTGTTATCTTTATCAACCTTCGTAAGTTCCACTTTGCCAGTAATTAATTTATTTGT
This genomic interval from Virgibacillus pantothenticus contains the following:
- the dacB gene encoding D-alanyl-D-alanine carboxypeptidase/D-alanyl-D-alanine endopeptidase; amino-acid sequence: MVWRSYKKVGLFIIIIIALAIIPIASQGELLFTKVSNATDETEADAASLEEKLTDILTNEQLNGATAAVSVMHAKTGDILFSQNGGSRLHPASNMKILTAAAALETLGENYQFATEVRTDGKVKGKMLHGNLYLKGNGDPTLLKSDLRQMAKELKNQGILKVKGDLIADDTWYDDVRLSQDLNWSDEPFYTGAQVSALTLSPNDDYDAGTVIVEVLPQTTKKRKAVVQVTPETDYVEIVNHTQIVAADGTKDISIEREHGTNRIIVEGTMPEKAAKVRSWVSVWEPTGYVLNVFQQTLQEEGIAFIGKSKALFGKTPAKARMLTSKKSMPLKDLLIPFMKLSNNGHGEVLTKEMGKVVHGEGSWGKGIKVIEQVMDDLDADTDTMLLRDGSGMSHKNMIPSEELLQVLYQAQKQDWFPVFQNSLPVAGEPERLVGGTLRDRMKEKPAKGNVIAKTGSLTGVSTLSGYVTTQNQEPLIFSIIINNYIGSDEGIIKIEDQIATMLAAHQFK
- a CDS encoding Lin0512 family protein, with the protein product MKQILFIQAGTGIDVHGQDITKAAVRAVENAIWFNSMPGIEHSLPDQKLENMKVNVRLAVPLDRKLLDTEKVKDAVPYGSVTVDVTDGGMATSSGVILEDKDDENDLMYMVNAAVEVGY
- a CDS encoding AAA family ATPase; the protein is MTKLTSDTAFLKTVYLKEDRLPAADHFPFDLPIMKNFTGIAFHPNVTYIIGENGMGKSTLLEAIAIGLGFNPEGGTRNFNFSSYDSHSPLDQYVRIARGTNQPKDHFFFRAESFYNVATNIEELDAAGSIGRKIIDSYGGTSLHKQSHGEAFFAAFMHRFQGHGLYILDEPESALSPLRQLSMLRRIHDLVEEGSQFVISTHSPILMAYPNAYILELTEEGMQETVLEQTSHYKVMEQFFENKERMLHHLLQ